The Lytechinus pictus isolate F3 Inbred chromosome 15, Lp3.0, whole genome shotgun sequence genome contains a region encoding:
- the LOC135156861 gene encoding large ribosomal subunit protein uL11-like, translated as MLTIQNRQAKEGQEHLTQREHPHRRHHEGAFHGSTVRPKKVKNISHSGNIPIDAITRERSMAREFKEVLGTAQSVGCTVEEQNRHDIIDQINDGDIEILEE; from the exons ATGTTGACCATTCAGAACCGTCAGGCCAAAGAAGGTCAAGAACATCTCACACAGCGGGAACATCCCCATCGACGCCATCACGAGGGAGCGTTCCATGGCTC AACCGTCAGGCCAAAGAAGGTCAAGAACATCTCACACAGCGGGAACATCCCCATCGACGCCATCACGAGGGAGCGTTCCATGGCTCGTGAGTTCAAGGAAGTCTTGGGAACGGCTCAGTCTGTAGGATGCACTGTGGAAGAACAGAACCGTCATGATAtcattgatcagatcaatgatGGAGACATTGAAATCCTAGAGGAATGA